TCAACATGGACTCCCAGAGGTCGCCGGCCATGGTGGCCAGGCCGCCGAGCAGGCCGATCAACGCCGCGACCGGCCAGATCAGTTTCAGGTCCGCCAACCAGGCCACAGCGACAGCGCCGATCGTGGCGGCCGCAAGCCCGCCGACGAAGCCTGACCAGGTCTTGTTGGGCGAGATTCGCGGCCAGAGCTTTGGCCCTTTGAAAATGCTCCCGGTGACATAGGCGAAGATGTCAGCGAACCACGTCACCACAAAGAGCAGAAGGGTCCAGCCAAGGCCGTCGCTCAAAGATCGCACCCAGACCAGAGCGATCACCGCAGGCGCGATATAGACCACGCCATAGGCCGCGTCCGCGCGTCGCTCGACCGCGCCGCGCGCGATCAACCCGGCCAGGAATGAGCCGGCAAGCACCACGGCCCAGGCTACCAGGAAGGCTTGCAGGAAGGCGGCGATCACCGCCAAGGCGCAAAATACGCCGACTACGGCGCCCACGGCGTTGGGCGCCTTGGGAGCGCTGATCTTGCCCCATTCGCGCGCCAGAAGAGCGACGCAGACCAGGGACAAGGCCATGAACCAGTAGCCGCCCAGCCACACGGCGGCCACGACTGTGGGCACGAGCACGGTCGCCGAGACCACGCGCGTCCGCAGATTGCCCCAGTTGAAGCGCTTAGCCGGCGACGGCGACGTCATCGGCGGCGACCCCTCCATAACGGCGGTCCCGCCCTCGATACTCAGCGATAGCCGCCGCGAGCGCTTCGGGGCCATAGTCGGGCCAGAGCACGTCCTGGAAAACCAGCTCGGCGTAGGCGCAGTCCCAAAGCAGGAAGTTGGAAAGGCGACGTTCGCCGCTCGTGCGAACGATCAAGTCAGGCGGCGGGGCAGCGGCCGTCGACAGCAGGCCCTCGAAAACGTCCTCGTTCAATTCCGAGGCCTTGGCTTCGCCCCGCTCGACGCGCTCGGCGAACGCGCGGGCGGCGTCGGTGATATCGGCGCGGCCGCCATAGTTGAAAGCGACCTGTAGCACGAACTCAGAGTTCTGAGCCGTCCGGCGCTCGGCGCGCTCGATCACCTCGGCGATGTCGGCGGAAAGACCCGAACGACGACCAATGATACGTACGCGAACACCCGCCTTGGCCAGACGTTCCAGGTCAGACTCGACGTAAGCCTTCAGCAGCCCCATCAACTCGGAGACCTCTTGGGCGGGCCTACGCCAGTTCTCGGTCGAGAAGCCGAAAACCGTCAGCACACCGACATTCTGGCTCTGAGCGCCCTCGACGGTGCGCTTGAGGGCGTTTACGCCCGCGCGATGCCCCAGCACGCGCGGAAGGCCCTGCCGCTTAGCCCAGCGTCCGTTGCCATCCATGATAATGGCCACGTGCAGACGCGCCTCGGACGCTGGCCTTTCGGCGCGCCCTAAAACGTCCTGCGGACCGGTGGTCGCCGGCATTCGCTCCAACCTTCCCTCGTCGCTCCCCATCAAACTCGCGAAGCGGGCGATTAGACCTGCATGATCTCTTGTTCCTTGATTTTCAAGGCCTCGTCGATGCGCTTGATGGCGTCATCGGTGATCTTCTGGACCTCGTTTTCCATCTTCTTGCGCTCGTCCTCAGCGATCGCGCCATCCTTCTCGGCCTTCTTGAGGTCGTCGTTGGCGTCGCGGCGGACGTTGCGCACAGCGATCTTTTGCTGCTCGGCGTATTTGCCGGCGATCTTCTGGAGGTCCTTGCGGCGCTCCTCGGTCAGCGGCGGAATCGGAATCCGCAGGTTCTGCCCTTCCACAACCGGATTGAGGCCCAAACCGGAAGCGCGGATGGCCTTTTCGACGGACACGACGACGCCGCGATCCCAGACGCTGACGTTGATCTGGCGCGGCTCGGGCACGCTGACCGAAGCCACCGCGTTGAGAGGCGTCGTGGAGCCATAAGCCTCGACCATGACCTGGTCGAGAAGGCTGGCCGAGGCGCGACCAGTGCGCAGGCTGGCGAACTCTTCCTTCAAGGCGGCGATGGTCTTGTCCATGCGATCGCGGTAGCGCGACAGAACGGGTTTTTCGGCGGCGGCCATGTGGCTCTCCTCGCTAGAAGTGATTCAGGCGGCGCGGTCTTCGGCGACCACGGTGTGGGTTCCCTCGCCTCGCAGGACGGTCAGCAGGTTGCCGCGCCCCTTGATGGAGAAGACCACGATCGGAATGTTGCTGTCGCGCATCAGCGCCACGGCCGAGGCGTCCATGACCCGCAGGTCCTTGGCCAGCACGTCCATATAGGTCAAGCGGTCATAGCGCTCGGCCTTCGGATCCTTCTTCGGATCGGCGGTGTAGACGCCGTCGACGCTGGTGCCCTTGAACAGAGCATCGCAGTCCATCTCGGC
The DNA window shown above is from Caulobacter sp. FWC26 and carries:
- a CDS encoding phosphatidate cytidylyltransferase yields the protein MEGSPPMTSPSPAKRFNWGNLRTRVVSATVLVPTVVAAVWLGGYWFMALSLVCVALLAREWGKISAPKAPNAVGAVVGVFCALAVIAAFLQAFLVAWAVVLAGSFLAGLIARGAVERRADAAYGVVYIAPAVIALVWVRSLSDGLGWTLLLFVVTWFADIFAYVTGSIFKGPKLWPRISPNKTWSGFVGGLAAATIGAVAVAWLADLKLIWPVAALIGLLGGLATMAGDLWESMLKRRFGVKDSGDLIPGHGGLLDRVDGLMFAAIVIAAVRLVDYVGWAH
- the uppS gene encoding polyprenyl diphosphate synthase is translated as MPATTGPQDVLGRAERPASEARLHVAIIMDGNGRWAKRQGLPRVLGHRAGVNALKRTVEGAQSQNVGVLTVFGFSTENWRRPAQEVSELMGLLKAYVESDLERLAKAGVRVRIIGRRSGLSADIAEVIERAERRTAQNSEFVLQVAFNYGGRADITDAARAFAERVERGEAKASELNEDVFEGLLSTAAAPPPDLIVRTSGERRLSNFLLWDCAYAELVFQDVLWPDYGPEALAAAIAEYRGRDRRYGGVAADDVAVAG
- the frr gene encoding ribosome recycling factor; translated protein: MAAAEKPVLSRYRDRMDKTIAALKEEFASLRTGRASASLLDQVMVEAYGSTTPLNAVASVSVPEPRQINVSVWDRGVVVSVEKAIRASGLGLNPVVEGQNLRIPIPPLTEERRKDLQKIAGKYAEQQKIAVRNVRRDANDDLKKAEKDGAIAEDERKKMENEVQKITDDAIKRIDEALKIKEQEIMQV